The proteins below come from a single Arthrobacter sp. zg-Y1171 genomic window:
- a CDS encoding GNAT family N-acetyltransferase gives MEQASDTLLDGMLPAGSGKLPPPATVPELAASLHILVAGNPPVGFARLKEVDGQAHLEQLSVHPGAAGAGVGRALVEAALGWARQRGYTSMTLCTFAEVPFNAPFYASCGFEIVTHPVGGLAALRTHERQLGLDALGERVAMRRDLFKRQGQASRPPSSSGTP, from the coding sequence TTGGAGCAAGCATCCGACACGCTGCTGGACGGGATGCTGCCCGCAGGCTCCGGGAAGCTGCCGCCGCCGGCCACCGTTCCGGAGCTCGCAGCTTCCCTCCACATTCTGGTTGCGGGCAATCCGCCCGTGGGATTCGCCCGCCTGAAGGAGGTTGACGGACAGGCCCACCTGGAGCAGCTTTCGGTACACCCCGGTGCCGCCGGGGCGGGAGTGGGACGGGCGCTGGTGGAGGCTGCCCTCGGCTGGGCGCGGCAGCGGGGCTACACCTCGATGACGCTGTGCACCTTTGCCGAGGTGCCGTTCAACGCCCCGTTCTACGCCAGCTGCGGCTTCGAGATCGTGACCCATCCCGTCGGCGGGCTTGCCGCACTCCGGACCCACGAAAGGCAGCTCGGCCTGGATGCCCTGGGGGAGCGGGTCGCCATGCGCCGGGACCTGTTCAAGCGGCAGGGCCAGGCGTCCCGGCCGCCGTCGTCGTCCGGGACACCCTAG
- a CDS encoding alpha/beta fold hydrolase — protein MPRERVVFVHGAGSFGAAAWPRQHGLALDYDCLFLRRHGYDAVADPLPPDLEADIALIREELADGGHLVAHAAGAVPAMLAALRDPARVFSLVLCEPAVFSLTRDLPATTAHRNLLQPLFDDAPLDIVPGVPTLVLTGGWEPLYEEVADFLASTGAEHQQVGGNHRPQDTDAGRQAIREFLASVSRMPAS, from the coding sequence TTGCCTCGGGAACGAGTGGTGTTTGTGCACGGCGCCGGCAGTTTCGGCGCGGCCGCCTGGCCCCGGCAGCACGGGCTCGCCCTCGACTATGACTGCCTGTTCCTTCGGCGCCACGGCTATGACGCCGTCGCCGATCCGCTGCCTCCGGACCTGGAAGCGGACATCGCCCTGATCCGGGAGGAACTGGCCGACGGAGGGCACCTGGTGGCGCATGCGGCCGGTGCGGTTCCGGCCATGCTGGCGGCACTCCGCGATCCGGCTCGGGTCTTTTCCCTGGTCCTGTGTGAGCCTGCGGTCTTCTCCCTGACCCGCGACCTGCCGGCCACGACCGCTCACCGCAACCTGCTGCAGCCCCTCTTTGACGACGCTCCGTTGGACATTGTCCCGGGTGTCCCCACGCTGGTCCTTACCGGCGGATGGGAACCGCTGTATGAAGAGGTGGCGGATTTCCTGGCCTCGACGGGAGCCGAGCACCAGCAGGTCGGCGGGAACCACCGTCCGCAGGACACGGATGCCGGGCGGCAGGCGATCCGGGAGTTCCTGGCCTCTGTCAGCCGGATGCCGGCCAGTTGA
- a CDS encoding NUDIX domain-containing protein produces the protein MAAQGLSGFYGSVFRRSITVRVLIRTSDGRVLMLRNGNAWELPGGVVKGGEDPRSAARRIARATLDPEFNVGRVLVLDYVQGTQGQADSIDFLFDGGTLSTSVTSFTGAGGEWEAGFIPLADCGSGLDEGHGGEWGAALEALELGTMVELVNGEPVSAGPVAAPALRRMMPPLEGFSGILGH, from the coding sequence ATGGCGGCACAGGGGCTGAGCGGCTTTTACGGGTCGGTCTTCCGACGCAGCATCACCGTACGGGTCCTGATCCGCACCAGCGACGGCCGCGTGCTGATGCTGCGTAACGGCAACGCCTGGGAGCTGCCGGGAGGAGTGGTGAAGGGCGGGGAGGATCCACGCTCCGCCGCCCGCCGCATTGCCCGTGCAACCCTGGATCCCGAGTTCAATGTCGGCCGCGTGCTGGTGCTGGACTACGTGCAGGGCACCCAGGGACAGGCGGACTCGATCGATTTCCTGTTCGACGGCGGCACGTTGTCCACGTCCGTGACGTCCTTTACCGGAGCAGGCGGGGAGTGGGAGGCCGGCTTCATTCCCCTGGCGGATTGCGGTTCGGGACTGGACGAGGGGCATGGCGGGGAGTGGGGAGCCGCGCTGGAAGCTCTGGAACTGGGCACCATGGTGGAACTCGTGAACGGTGAACCTGTTTCCGCGGGGCCGGTCGCCGCGCCGGCGCTCCGCCGGATGATGCCGCCGCTGGAGGGCTTTTCCGGAATTCTTGGACATTAG
- the ffh gene encoding signal recognition particle protein: MFNSLSDRLTSTFKNLRGKGRLTEADVDATVREIRRALLDADVAVPVVRAFTASVKERALGLEVSQALNPGQQVVKIVNEELKGILGGETRRLRLAKNPPTVIMLAGLQGAGKTTLAGKLSKHLKSQGHSPLLVAADLQRPNAVRQLQVNGERAGVPVYAPHPGVSSEFEAATGDPVAVARQGIEEARTKLYDVVIVDTAGRLGVDAELMQQAADIRAAINPDEVLFVIDAMIGQDAVNTAQAFNEGVNFTGVVLTKLDGDARGGAALSVASVTGKPIMFASTGEGLTDFEVFHPDRMASRILDLGDVLTLIEQAEQSWDKDEANRMAKKFADQEDFTLDDFLAQMQQIRKMGSMKKMLMMMPGAAGMREQLENFDEREIDRVEAIVRSMTPHERVAPKIINGSRRARIARGSGVHVSEVNGLLERFVQAQKMMKKMAAGGGIPGMPGMAGPGGFGGARKKQQAAKGKKKAKSGNPAKAAQERAEAEARRAGARQALPTGSAFGGQEADFDPSSLNLPKGFDKFLGK, encoded by the coding sequence GTGTTCAATTCACTGTCTGACCGGTTGACTTCAACCTTCAAGAATCTCCGCGGCAAGGGCCGGCTCACCGAGGCCGACGTCGATGCCACCGTTCGCGAGATCCGCCGCGCCCTGCTGGACGCCGACGTCGCCGTTCCGGTGGTGCGCGCCTTCACCGCTTCCGTCAAGGAACGTGCCCTCGGCCTGGAGGTTTCGCAGGCGCTGAACCCGGGCCAGCAGGTCGTCAAGATCGTCAACGAGGAGCTCAAGGGCATCCTCGGCGGCGAGACCCGCCGGCTGCGCCTGGCGAAGAACCCGCCCACGGTCATCATGCTCGCGGGCCTGCAGGGTGCCGGTAAGACCACCCTGGCCGGCAAGCTCTCCAAGCACCTGAAGTCCCAGGGCCACAGCCCGCTGCTGGTCGCAGCGGACCTGCAGCGCCCCAACGCCGTCCGCCAGCTGCAGGTCAACGGCGAACGCGCCGGCGTCCCCGTCTACGCACCGCACCCCGGCGTTTCCTCCGAGTTCGAGGCAGCCACCGGTGATCCGGTCGCCGTCGCGCGCCAGGGCATCGAGGAAGCACGCACCAAGCTTTACGACGTCGTCATTGTCGACACCGCCGGCCGCCTGGGCGTGGATGCCGAACTGATGCAGCAGGCCGCGGACATCCGCGCCGCGATCAACCCGGACGAAGTCCTGTTCGTCATTGACGCCATGATCGGCCAGGACGCCGTGAACACGGCGCAGGCCTTCAACGAGGGCGTCAACTTCACCGGCGTGGTCCTCACCAAGCTCGACGGCGATGCCCGCGGCGGTGCCGCACTGTCCGTGGCGTCGGTGACCGGCAAGCCCATCATGTTCGCCTCCACCGGCGAGGGCCTGACCGACTTCGAGGTCTTCCACCCGGACCGCATGGCCAGCCGCATCCTGGACCTCGGCGACGTCCTGACCCTGATCGAGCAGGCCGAGCAGAGCTGGGACAAGGACGAAGCCAACCGGATGGCGAAGAAGTTCGCCGACCAGGAAGACTTCACCCTCGACGACTTCCTCGCCCAGATGCAGCAGATCCGCAAGATGGGCTCCATGAAGAAGATGCTCATGATGATGCCCGGCGCCGCCGGCATGCGTGAGCAGCTGGAGAACTTCGACGAACGCGAAATCGACCGGGTGGAAGCGATTGTCCGCTCCATGACCCCGCACGAGCGGGTAGCACCCAAGATCATCAACGGATCCCGGCGCGCCCGCATCGCCCGCGGTTCCGGCGTCCACGTCTCAGAGGTCAACGGCCTGCTCGAGCGTTTCGTGCAGGCGCAGAAGATGATGAAGAAGATGGCTGCCGGCGGCGGCATTCCGGGTATGCCCGGCATGGCAGGACCCGGCGGGTTCGGCGGTGCGCGCAAGAAGCAGCAGGCAGCCAAGGGCAAGAAGAAGGCCAAGTCGGGCAACCCGGCCAAGGCCGCCCAGGAACGGGCAGAGGCGGAGGCCCGGCGTGCCGGAGCCCGGCAGGCCCTGCCCACCGGCAGTGCGTTCGGCGGCCAGGAGGCGGACTTCGACCCGTCCTCGCTGAACCTGCCCAAGGGCTTCGACAAGTTCCTCGGTAAGTAG
- a CDS encoding P-II family nitrogen regulator produces MKLVTAIVRPEKLDAVRGSLESYGVQGLTVSSANGYGRQRGHTEVYRGAEYTVDLLPKVRVEILVANDWVNDIVDVLVSTANTGQAGDGKVWVVNVEEALRVRTGERGDSAL; encoded by the coding sequence ATGAAACTCGTAACCGCTATTGTCCGGCCGGAAAAGCTTGACGCCGTCCGGGGAAGCCTGGAGAGCTACGGGGTCCAGGGCCTGACCGTAAGCTCCGCCAACGGGTACGGCCGCCAGCGCGGCCACACCGAGGTCTACCGCGGCGCCGAATACACCGTGGATCTGCTGCCCAAGGTCCGGGTGGAGATCCTGGTGGCCAATGACTGGGTCAACGACATTGTGGATGTCCTGGTTTCCACGGCCAACACGGGCCAGGCCGGCGACGGCAAGGTCTGGGTGGTGAACGTGGAGGAAGCCCTGCGGGTCCGGACGGGGGAGCGGGGGGACTCGGCGCTCTAA
- a CDS encoding ammonium transporter → MDLSAGHVWVMVSAALVLLMTPGVAFFYGGMTRAKAALNMMMMSFVSIGLIGVVWILWGFSMTGGDGIAGLFGNPFTSFGLKDILGSEDLISAGYGATFAIITVALLSGAVADRTKFGAWAVFVPVWVTLVYCPLAFMVWGGGLLGAEGAVGSVVGEAIDFAGGTVVHINAGVAGLVLALILGKRKGFGKDPNQRPHNIPFVMLGATLLWFGWFGFNGGAAGTAEEAGLIWINTLAAPAAAMLGWLLTERLRDGRATSLGAASGVVAGLVAITPACANVSPLAAVGLGLVSGALSALAVGLKYRFGYDDSLDVVGVHLVAGLAGTLALGFIALPVDGAGGGLFYGGGLGQLGAQAAAAAVAIVFSGVLTLIIGLAIHKTMGFRISEEDEINGVDLSEHAETAYEFGGLGTGGSFSPFQDTARATTTKETVNS, encoded by the coding sequence ATGGATCTGTCAGCAGGTCACGTCTGGGTAATGGTTTCGGCGGCGCTTGTGCTGCTTATGACGCCGGGTGTGGCATTTTTCTACGGCGGCATGACCCGCGCCAAGGCCGCGTTGAACATGATGATGATGAGCTTCGTCTCGATCGGACTCATCGGCGTGGTCTGGATCCTCTGGGGCTTCTCCATGACCGGCGGGGACGGTATCGCCGGACTGTTCGGCAACCCCTTCACCTCCTTCGGGCTGAAAGACATCCTCGGCTCCGAGGACCTCATCAGCGCCGGCTACGGGGCCACGTTCGCCATTATCACCGTTGCCCTGCTCAGCGGCGCGGTGGCCGACCGGACCAAGTTCGGCGCCTGGGCGGTGTTCGTACCGGTCTGGGTGACCCTGGTCTACTGCCCGCTGGCGTTCATGGTCTGGGGCGGCGGACTCCTCGGTGCCGAAGGGGCCGTGGGTTCGGTGGTCGGTGAAGCCATCGACTTCGCCGGCGGCACCGTGGTCCATATCAACGCAGGCGTGGCCGGACTGGTCCTGGCCCTGATCCTCGGCAAGCGGAAGGGCTTCGGGAAGGACCCCAACCAGCGTCCGCACAACATCCCGTTCGTGATGCTCGGCGCCACGCTGCTCTGGTTCGGGTGGTTCGGCTTCAACGGCGGCGCCGCGGGCACTGCCGAGGAAGCGGGACTGATCTGGATCAACACCCTCGCCGCTCCGGCGGCAGCGATGCTCGGCTGGCTGCTGACCGAACGGCTGCGCGACGGCCGCGCGACGTCGCTCGGAGCCGCCTCCGGCGTCGTGGCAGGACTCGTGGCCATCACCCCGGCCTGCGCCAACGTCAGCCCGCTCGCCGCGGTGGGGCTCGGCCTGGTCTCCGGTGCCCTGTCCGCCCTCGCCGTCGGACTCAAATACCGGTTCGGCTATGACGACTCACTCGACGTCGTCGGCGTGCACCTCGTCGCCGGCCTTGCGGGCACCCTGGCCCTGGGCTTCATCGCCCTGCCGGTCGACGGCGCGGGCGGGGGCCTGTTCTACGGCGGAGGTTTGGGCCAGCTCGGCGCCCAGGCAGCAGCCGCGGCAGTGGCCATTGTCTTCTCCGGCGTCCTGACGCTGATTATCGGGCTGGCGATCCACAAGACCATGGGCTTCCGGATCTCGGAGGAGGACGAAATCAACGGCGTGGACCTGAGCGAACATGCCGAAACCGCCTACGAATTCGGCGGACTCGGCACCGGCGGCTCCTTCAGCCCCTTCCAGGACACGGCACGTGCCACCACAACCAAGGAGACGGTCAACTCATGA
- the ftsY gene encoding signal recognition particle-docking protein FtsY — translation MNETLSIVIYVLVAIAVVGFSATLLVRTRRTPKSMYPTRRDANDPVTGTGGGTDTLEAPPGETDVVVPDDLRDLEEAPAPQAPTIETPEPVQGRLARLRARLAKSNNALGKALLALLSRDTIDEDVWDEIEETLLLADLGTEPTMELVDALRQRVKVSGSQDPQEVHAMLREELIKLVDPSMDRSLAVTRHAETPAVVMVVGVNGVGKTTTVGKLARVLVAEDKDVLLGAADTFRAAAAEQLATWGQRVGVPTVRSEIDGADPASVAFEAVKAGIEGEVDVVLIDTAGRLQNKVGLMDELGKVKRVIEKQAAVDEVLLVLDATTGQNGLTQAKVFAEVVNISGIVLTKLDGTAKGGIVVAIQRTLGVPVKLVGLGEGADDLAPFEAESFVDALLS, via the coding sequence GTGAATGAGACCCTTTCGATAGTGATCTATGTCCTTGTTGCGATCGCCGTTGTCGGCTTCTCCGCGACACTGCTGGTACGGACCCGGCGTACACCCAAGAGCATGTACCCCACCCGCCGGGACGCCAACGATCCGGTCACGGGAACCGGCGGCGGCACCGACACCCTGGAGGCACCGCCGGGGGAGACCGACGTCGTCGTCCCGGATGACCTGCGCGACCTGGAGGAAGCCCCTGCCCCGCAGGCGCCGACCATCGAAACGCCCGAACCGGTGCAGGGCCGCCTGGCCCGGCTGCGGGCACGGCTGGCGAAATCCAACAACGCGCTGGGCAAGGCGCTGCTGGCACTGCTGTCCCGGGACACGATCGACGAAGACGTCTGGGACGAGATCGAGGAAACCCTCCTCCTTGCCGACCTGGGCACCGAACCCACCATGGAACTCGTGGATGCGCTGCGTCAGCGGGTCAAGGTCTCCGGCAGCCAGGATCCGCAGGAAGTCCATGCGATGCTGCGCGAGGAACTGATCAAGCTGGTGGATCCGTCCATGGACCGTTCCCTGGCAGTGACCCGCCACGCCGAGACCCCCGCCGTCGTCATGGTCGTGGGCGTCAACGGCGTCGGCAAGACCACCACCGTGGGCAAGCTGGCCCGCGTACTCGTCGCCGAAGACAAGGACGTGCTGCTGGGCGCTGCCGACACCTTCCGTGCCGCCGCCGCCGAACAGCTGGCCACCTGGGGACAGCGCGTAGGCGTGCCCACCGTGCGCTCCGAGATCGACGGCGCTGACCCCGCCTCCGTGGCGTTCGAAGCGGTCAAGGCCGGCATCGAGGGCGAAGTCGACGTGGTCCTGATTGACACCGCCGGACGGCTGCAGAACAAGGTCGGCCTGATGGACGAGCTCGGCAAGGTCAAGCGCGTCATCGAAAAGCAGGCCGCCGTGGACGAGGTCCTGCTGGTCCTGGATGCCACCACCGGCCAGAACGGACTGACCCAGGCGAAGGTTTTCGCCGAGGTCGTCAACATCTCCGGCATCGTCCTGACCAAGCTGGACGGCACCGCCAAGGGCGGCATCGTCGTCGCCATCCAGCGGACCCTGGGCGTGCCCGTGAAGCTCGTGGGACTGGGCGAAGGTGCCGACGACCTGGCACCGTTCGAAGCGGAGAGCTTCGTGGACGCACTGCTGAGCTAG
- a CDS encoding MFS transporter: MVRSSRIRIPQEIQVLIAAAFVIALGFGLVAPVLPQFAQSFDVGVTASAVIVSAFAFTRLVFAPAGGMLLEKLGERPVYIAGLLIVALSTAACAFAQSYWQLLVFRGLGGIGSTMFTISAMALIIRLAPPEIRGRVSSAYASSFLLGNIGGPLLGGLLAGFGLRVPFLVYAAALVLAAGVVFLRLKDSRPVAGPDDTKPAALPVLTVAEALRDPTYRAALVSSFANGWSSFGVRNALVPLFAAAALSAGPEVAGISLTAFAVGTAVVLTFSGRLADSWGRKPLALIGLAVNAAATALMGFSSSVPEFLIISVIAGMGTGLLNPAQQAAVGDIIGNGRSGGKVLATFQMASDTGAIAGPILAGMLADSLGYSWAFGVTGAIAAMGFIAWLTARETLPARKAAPAPTTIEE; encoded by the coding sequence ATGGTGCGCTCTTCCAGAATCCGAATCCCGCAGGAAATCCAGGTCCTCATCGCGGCCGCCTTCGTCATCGCCCTTGGCTTTGGCCTGGTGGCGCCGGTGTTGCCGCAGTTCGCGCAGAGTTTCGACGTCGGCGTGACCGCTTCCGCCGTCATTGTCAGCGCGTTCGCGTTCACCCGGCTGGTGTTCGCCCCGGCCGGCGGCATGCTGCTGGAAAAGCTCGGCGAGCGCCCGGTCTACATTGCCGGCCTGCTGATCGTGGCCCTGTCCACCGCCGCATGCGCCTTTGCCCAGAGCTACTGGCAGCTCCTGGTCTTCCGCGGCCTGGGCGGCATTGGTTCGACCATGTTCACGATCTCGGCCATGGCGCTCATCATCCGGCTTGCACCTCCGGAGATCCGCGGCAGGGTTTCCAGCGCCTATGCCTCCTCGTTCCTGCTGGGCAATATCGGCGGACCGCTGCTCGGCGGCCTGCTGGCCGGATTCGGACTGCGCGTTCCGTTCCTTGTCTATGCCGCCGCGCTGGTGCTGGCCGCCGGCGTCGTCTTCCTCCGGCTGAAGGACTCCCGGCCGGTCGCCGGGCCCGACGACACCAAGCCCGCCGCACTGCCCGTACTGACCGTCGCGGAGGCGCTGCGGGATCCGACGTACCGTGCGGCGCTGGTTTCCTCCTTCGCCAACGGCTGGTCCTCGTTCGGTGTGCGGAATGCCCTGGTTCCGCTGTTCGCTGCCGCGGCGCTGTCCGCCGGACCGGAGGTGGCGGGCATTTCCCTGACCGCCTTCGCAGTGGGTACCGCCGTCGTCCTGACGTTCTCCGGCCGGCTGGCCGACAGCTGGGGCCGCAAGCCCCTGGCCCTTATCGGACTGGCCGTCAACGCCGCAGCCACCGCGTTGATGGGCTTCAGCTCCAGCGTGCCGGAGTTCCTGATCATCTCCGTCATCGCCGGCATGGGCACCGGCCTGCTCAATCCCGCACAGCAGGCCGCCGTGGGCGACATCATCGGCAACGGGCGCAGCGGCGGAAAGGTCCTGGCCACCTTCCAGATGGCCAGCGACACCGGCGCCATTGCCGGTCCCATCCTCGCCGGCATGCTCGCCGACTCGCTGGGCTACTCCTGGGCGTTCGGCGTTACCGGTGCCATTGCCGCCATGGGCTTCATCGCCTGGCTGACGGCGCGGGAGACCCTGCCTGCCCGGAAAGCGGCCCCGGCCCCCACTACCATCGAGGAATGA
- a CDS encoding glutamine amidotransferase, giving the protein MKPFLLLATRAEDDAADEEYASFLRFGGLDEGQLHRVRLEAGPLPPVDLDSYSGVIVGGGPFNSSDPEESKSPVQLRVESEMAELLDDVVARDFPFFGACYGVGTLGRHQGATVDRRYGEPVGPVEVRLTPEGRRDPLLEGVPDTFAAYVGHKEAIAELPAHAVSLAGSATCPVQMFRVKSNLYATQFHPELDVAGLLTRISVYRHAGYFEPDEAETVMDAVRGSAVHVPPRVLRNFVSRYAS; this is encoded by the coding sequence ATGAAGCCTTTCCTGCTCCTGGCCACCCGCGCCGAAGATGACGCCGCCGACGAGGAGTACGCCTCTTTCCTGCGCTTCGGCGGGCTCGACGAGGGGCAGCTGCACCGGGTCCGCCTCGAAGCCGGCCCGCTGCCGCCGGTGGACCTGGATTCCTACAGCGGCGTGATTGTGGGCGGCGGCCCGTTCAACTCGAGCGATCCCGAGGAGTCCAAGTCCCCGGTCCAGCTGCGGGTGGAGTCGGAGATGGCCGAGCTGCTGGACGACGTCGTAGCCCGCGACTTTCCGTTCTTCGGTGCCTGCTACGGAGTGGGCACGCTGGGCCGGCACCAGGGCGCAACCGTGGACCGCCGGTACGGCGAGCCGGTGGGCCCGGTCGAGGTCCGGCTGACGCCCGAAGGCCGACGCGACCCGCTGCTGGAAGGCGTACCGGATACCTTCGCCGCGTACGTGGGGCATAAGGAGGCCATCGCCGAGCTGCCGGCCCATGCGGTGAGCCTTGCCGGTTCGGCGACCTGCCCGGTGCAGATGTTCCGGGTGAAGTCCAACCTGTACGCCACGCAGTTCCATCCGGAGCTGGACGTGGCCGGGCTGCTGACGCGGATCTCCGTGTACCGGCATGCCGGCTACTTTGAGCCGGATGAGGCGGAGACGGTGATGGACGCCGTCCGCGGATCGGCCGTGCACGTGCCGCCGCGGGTGCTGCGCAACTTCGTGAGCCGTTACGCGTCCTAG